Proteins encoded together in one Coffea arabica cultivar ET-39 chromosome 2c, Coffea Arabica ET-39 HiFi, whole genome shotgun sequence window:
- the LOC113726915 gene encoding probable purine permease 11 codes for MPVNEEPILIKDSTLIDTLPFFRLKRWQWWLLVALNIVFLLVGQAASVLLGRFYYDKGGNSTWLATLLQTAGFPILFIPYIFIGSSWTPSDSANPSLIRVCLIYFVLGAMTAGDNMLYSVGLLYLSASTYSLICALQLAFNAVFSLFINRQKFTIMILNSVIVLTLSASLLAANGDSTEPSGVSKGKYLIGFLATLAASVLYSLLLSLMQLSFQKVLKKETFSVVLEMQIYTSVVATCISTIGLFASGDWSTLQGEMNTFSTGKLSYVMTLVWTAICWQICAVGVIGLIFLVSSLFSNVISTLSLAITPIAALIVFHDKMNGVKIIAMLMALWGFASYIYQNYIDDIKTRKTHTNAERTTNDSLC; via the exons ATGCCAG TCAATGAGGAACCAATATTGATAAAGGACAGTACTTTGATTGATACGCTGCCATTTTTCCGACTCAAGCGCTGGCAGTGGTGGCTTTTGGTTGCCCTTAACATAGTGTTTCTTCTCGTTGGTCAAGCTGCATCTGTCCTTCTGGGAAGATTTTATTATGACAAGGGTGGAAATAGTACATGGCTGGCCACACTCCTCCAAACAGCTGGTTTCCCGATTCTTtttatcccttacatattcattgGCTCCTCGTGGACACCTTCGGATTCAGCCAATCCTTCTCTTATTAGAGTTTGTTTGATCTACTTTGTCCTGGGGGCAATGACAGCTGGGGATAATATGCTCTACTCAGTTGGACTTTTGTACCTCTCTGCCTCTACTTATTCCCTTATTTGTGCTTTGCAGCTGGCTTTCAATGCTGTATTCTCTTTGTTTATCAATcgccaaaaattcaccattatGATTCTTAATTCTGTGATTGTCCTCACGTTATCTGCTTCTCTCCTTGCTGCTAATGGTGACTCTACTGAACCTTCAGGAGTCTCAAAAGGGAAATATCTCATTGGATTCTTAGCTACACTGGCAGCATCTGTTCTGTATTCACTCTTACTTTCTCTTATGCAACTATCGTTCCAGAAAGTCCTAAAGAAGGAAACTTTTTCTGTGGTGCTTGAAATGCAGATTTATACATCTGTGGTGGCCACTTGCATCTCCACTATTGGTCTTTTTGCTAGTGGGGATTGGTCAACATTGCAAGGCGAAATGAACACTTTCAGCACAGGAAAACTTTCCTATGTTATGACTTTGGTATGGACAGCAATTTGTTGGCAAATTTGTGCTGTTGGTGTGATAGGTCTGATATTTTTGGTGTCATCTTTGTTCTCTAATGTTATCAGTACTCTTTCTTTGGCAATCACTCCTATTGCTGCACTCATAGTCTTCCATGACAAGATGAACGGTGTTAAGATAATAGCCATGCTTATGGCACTTTGGGGTTTTGCCTCTTATATTTATCAGAATTACATTGATGACATTAAGACGAGGAAGACCCACACCAATGCTGAAAGGACTACTAATGACTCGTTGTGCTGA